A genomic segment from Aegilops tauschii subsp. strangulata cultivar AL8/78 chromosome 1, Aet v6.0, whole genome shotgun sequence encodes:
- the LOC141028108 gene encoding uncharacterized protein, protein MTIKSNPATPCGAQAKLSKRAKKNKPADEPDLPEPEVAAQETPAASAPEAAAPTNKSIAEASVNPEASSSAQPADDPDVVITRIEFVEPGRPTALAKCSAKGELLKPRRVNLDLTDYANLSIGELVSGYISQVHKSRDAEISMVNQIQQKSEAAGKKFEADIADLKTRLKTQETETRKANAKFVSSIAAQEKLKIDFDAEPRAWAEEKATLVNRAEQA, encoded by the exons atgaccattaagAGTAACCCGGCCACTCCttgcgg tgcccaagcaaaactcagcaaaagggcgaagaagaacaagccggccgatgagccggacttgcctgagccggaggtagccgctcaagaaacgccagctgcctctgctcctgaggctgctgctccaaccaacaagtccatagcagaagcttctgttaacccggaggcctccagctcggctcaaccagcagatgacccggatgTAGTAATCACCCGGATagaattcgttgagccggggagacctactgcgctggccaagtgttCTGCCAAGGGGGAGCTGCTAAAGCCCCGCCGGGTTAATCTGGACCTCACtgactacgccaacctgagcatcggagagctcgtctccggctacatcagccaagtgcacaagagccgggatgcagagatcagcatggtgaaccagattcagcagaaatcagag gctgcgggcaagaagtttgaagctgacatcgctgatctcaagacccgtctgaagacgcaagagacggagacccggaaagcaaacgccaaatttgtgtccagcattgctgcgcaagaaaagctgaaaaTAGACTTTGACGCTGAACCgagagcctgggccgaagagaaggccactctggtgaaccgggccgaacaggcgtaG